From the genome of uncultured Methanobacterium sp.:
TTTGATTACCTGCATGTTGCTTTCAACAGTGATCTTTTTACCATCTTTTCTTTTATGAATTAATTCACCAGTCCAACTCTTATTTGTATCTAATTTTTCCATAAATTCATTAAATTCAATTGGAAATTCAGTTTTAAGTAATTCATGGCTGACAGAACCAACAGCTTCACTACTATTATATCCATATAATCTTTCAGCACCCTGATTCCAAGATAATATACCATATTCATAATCCCAGGAAAAAATAGCTTCATTGGAAAGGTCCAGTAAAATCGCGTGCCTTTTTAAATCGTCTTCAATTTTTTTGCGATTGGTAATGTCTTCAAATGTGGTGTAAACTTGATAAGGTTTTTCTTCCCCATTTCGAAATTCTGGAATTGCATTAATATTCAGCCAGGTATATCCATCCCTTGAAGGATTTTTAATCCCCATTACCACATTTTTTATTTCCTGGCCTGTTTTTAAAGCTACCATGGAAGGGTGGGTTTCTCCTGGAAAAGGGGTGTTATCTTCATGTATTGATTGCCATATAGGGTCGTCAGATGTTCGATTTTCAATTTCATCCAGGGTATAACCCATTATCTTCTCTGCAGCGGGATTCATAGAAATGATATGCCCATTTGAGTTTTGAAAAACAACACCCTGCGCCATAGTTTCAAAGAGGTTACTATATTTTATTTCGCTATCTTTAATAGCTTTTTCATGTTTCTTACGCTGGGCAATACCATTAACTAACGAATAATAATATTGTGATGTTAATTCATTATTATCATCAATTTCAGGACATTTAATATCTCTAATAATCATATTGGCCTTTACAACCCCATTATCAGTAAAAATAGCCGAAATTACATCTCCAGTAAATGTGGAACCATCCTTTCGTTTGAAGGTTAACTCTGCAGTTACACTACCTTTTTGAGAACGTTCAATAAGAGCAGTCTTCAAAACTTCGTTTTGAACAATTAATCCATTTATTACCCCTGAAATAATCTCTTCTTGAGTCATACCAAAAAGTTCTCGAGCCATGGGATTAGCTGCTAGAACAGAACCATCATCTTTAGTAATTAAGATAGCATCTAAACTAGTTTCAAAAATAGATTTATAAATGCTTAAATCCTGATGAGAATCAAAACTATCCTGCAAAAAACTCACCTATCTCATCTTAATTTTTGAAGAAACTAAAATTCTTACTTTCTCGAAAGAATTTTTACTAGTAATAATCTGTTAAGTTATAATATGTTAGAGTAATATAAATATTTTGGAAAATAACAGCCAAATAACTAAGTAGTGCTTACTGCAGTTGTAGTGATTGGTTCTTACAGGCAGTATAACTAAAGACTTTATAGCCCCCAATAAACCCTTAAATAGAGTATCCAATAAGGAACATTATCCCAATGAAAAGAGTAATACTAACATATCTAAACTTCAGAAACAGGAAAAGAAATTGAACATTTTTAGAAAACTAATAGCGAAAATAAACTATATTAGAAAACTAATAGGCAAATGCTTGAACTTTCAACAAATAAAATAACTTAATGGAAAAATAAAAAGTTTTTTATGAAAAATGAAAAGATTAACCGGGTTTTTCAAACCGGATGCTTTTTACAATCCTTCTTCATTTTAAATAAGGTAGTTAGTCTACTACTTCAGCAAAGGCGAAGTTTCTTCGAACAGAATTAATTCTGATTCTAACTTCTTCTCCTTCTTTAGCACCTGAAACAAAAACCACAAAACCTTCAATACGGGCAATTCCGTCTCCGTCTCTACCAGTATCTTCAATTTTTACATCGTACTCTCCACCTTCATTAATAGGTGAAGAATTTCCTCTATCATTACTACTTCCGAACATAATTTCACTTCCAACTTTTTACCTTTCGGCACTTACTCTTTGTTTTTTTTAACATATAAAGTAATTTAAAAACAATTAAATTTTATAAGTTTTTTTTCCATTTTTATTCAAATTTTGCGGGTTTTCAGATTCACTTCTTTAAATTATACCGTGAATTAGATAAAATACCATAAATTAAGGAAAATTGGCTATTTAATGTTAAATGATCAAATAGCTTGAAAACAGGTCGAAAATAGTTTTTTACTTTCCTGGTAGGCCTGAGTGTAGGAAGCCCATTCAGGCATTTCATAGACCAGTGTACGGAATCCAGCTGAAGCCAGTGGATTGGAAACTGTAATGGTGGATGAACCGTGATCTGCATTTGTACTGGACTGGTAATAAGTGAATTCCGGCAGAGTTTTCTCAATTAAATCACCCACCGCTACTGAAGGGGAGTCCATTTTAGGTGTGGCCACAAAGTAGCCCCGACCGTAACCTGGAGCATGATCATGGCATATTATAACCACACCTATATTAGATTTCTTTATATCTGGAATTATGTACTGTGATACCATCCCTTCACCATAGGTACGTCCGTTGATATAATTATCAGGATTGTTGGTAATGTTAACCATATAATGGACAATGGCCTGATTTGAAGATAAATTGTACTGTTGAACCACATCAGAAACTGTTCTGATGGAAAGTTTCTCACGGGGGTGCATCCCAGTAATTACGGCTATGGTTTTTTTATTGGAAGTATCATTTGATGAGTCATTTGATGCGGTTATGATCTCTTTACTCACTGTTCCACGGTAATCACTGGCTATTACTGTTGGACTTGATGCTGAAATTTCATTGAGAGGATCCGTGAACAGGATAATGTATCCTGCAGCTATGATTGTTAAAATAACAATGGCTAATAGCACACCATAGAACTTTTTTCGAGTTTTTCTGGGTTTGGAGTCTAAATATTCAGAGTAGACTAATTTACCCCCACAACTGCAACGTTCATGGTCTTCAGGGGATTCATCATCATCCAGCTTGTAATAGCCACCGCATTCCTGGCAAATTAAGTAAGGCATATAAATCAATAGATAATTTAATTATAAGTCATTTAAGCTTTTTCCATCAAGGTACTCTTAATATTGATGTTTTTTATTAATCACTGATAATTACTATTTTAATTTACCATCAATCACTGGGATAAGGTGTCAATTACCGATTTTTGTTCACATTTTTAAAAGTTCATTTTTATTTAACCGGTGTTATATATTAAATGCAGGTAGATGTGAATAAGATCCAATCCAAAAAAATAAATATACAGATTTACTTTACTAGAGATACATTACACTACTTTGAATTTAACTACTCTACTTAAAATAGAATGAATAAATTACATATGGGAGGTCATCCCCATTAAACCAAACAAATCTAGTCTTAAAGACAAATCTGGTCTGAAGAATACTGTTTTTGACACAGAATTTATTAAAAATGCTTTAACTGAAGCCAATTACATTCCAGATGATAACATAATCACCATTCTCTTCCTTTCCCTTGAACTGGGAAAACCTATCCTGGTTGAAGGGCCACCTGGAACCGGGAAAACAGAGCTTGCTAAGGCCATTGCACGAGCTCTGGGAAGAGATTTTTTCAGGGTACAGTGTTATGAGGGAATAACCTTCGAACAGATGGTTGGAGAGTGGAATTACCAGAAACAGTTATTGCACCTGGAGATGTCCCGCCTGAAAGAGACAGAACAGGATGTATTTGGTGAGGAGTTCTTCATTAAAAGACCATTACTCCAGGCGTTCATTAACCCAAATCCTGCAGTGATGCTCATTGATGAAATCGATAAGGCAGATGAAGAAGTGGAAAGCTTCCTTCTCCAGGCACTGGGAGAAAAAGAGATCACAGTAAATGATCTGGGAACATTCACCCTTAAAAATGATCTTCTGGTAGTTTTAACCTCCAATTCCCAGAGAATGTTACTGGATGAAACCAGAGACCGGTGCCTTTTCCTCTATATTGATTACCCCCCACTGGAAAGAGAAGTTGAAATTGTGAAAGCACTGGTACCTGACGCACCACATGAACTGGTGGAGAAAGTGGTGGGATTCATCCAGAAGATACGGAAACTGGACCTGGTGAAGATACCATCAATCAGGGCCACAGTTGACTGGGTTCGAACACTCCTGGTTACTGGTGATAAAGATGCCAGTGATGATGCCCTGGAAAAAACCGTCAAAGTGGTTTTAAAGTCAGAAGAAGACCGGAAAAAAGTGGATACCCGGATATTCAAATAGTTTGTACACAGATGATCCCATTGGGATAAGATCACCTAATAATAACCTCTGTAACCAATAAATAACCTTATATGGAAATTTTATAACTGTTTGAGTGAGATGTTATGGCTAAGATCGTTACCTTCTCGGGTTTATTAAGGGAAAAGGGGATTCCAGTTAGTATCAGGAGCACTCATACTGGTACGCAAGTTTCAAATCTGATAAGTGAGGAAGATCCTCTTTTTAAGGATGCCCTGGCTGCAGTGTATGTAAAGGAACAAAAACAGAGGGAATCATTCAACCAGCTTTTTGATGAATTCTTTGGGGGAGTTTCAGCAGATGCAGAGGATGAGGGAGAAGATGGAATATCCTCATCACAGAATAAGAATGTATGGTCCAAAAGCAAACAGAAATGGACTATCAGCCATCAGGAAGATGACACTAATGATATTAAAGCACCTGAAATAAGTTCCAATGAATTTAACTATCATCCTCCCCTGGAAGATATTAAAAAAACACCGGATGAATCAGAACTGCTTTCCCGGGATATTAACACACTGAATTCATTTGAACCGGAACTTTTCCTGTTATGCCAGAAAATGGGTAAAAAGATCGCCATGGTGAGAAGCAGGCGCCAGCGCCAGGCTAGAATTATGCGTCCAGATGTCCGGCGTACCATACGTAAAAATCTTCAAAATGGAGGGGCGCTCATTGATCTGGTGAAAAGCAAGCCTCGTATAAAGAAAAACCATCATTTCTTCCTGAATGATGTGAGTGGTTCCTGTGACTGGATTAGTAACTGGTTTTTCTGTCTTATTTACGCTGCCCAGAACTCTTTTAGAAGAGTCAGAGTCTTTGATTTTGACCACCAGACAAAAGAAACCACCATTGCCATGACTGAACCCAGTATGATGGATGCTTTTATCAAAGTGCGTGATATCAGGCAGAAGAATCTGATGATTCACGGGACCAGTAACATGTATCAGGCCTTTGAATCATTCCTGGAAAAGGTTCAACTTAACCGCCGCTCCACCCTGATGATATTAACTGATTGCAGGGATTGGGCAGGTCCCAAGGTTGATGGCATACCCCAGAGCACCCATCTGGTGGAAAAAATGAGCCGTAAATGTCATAAAGTGATGATATTCAATCCAGAAGATAAGAAAAAATGGGATGTGGTGGATAGCTGTGTTTCCCACTACCGTGATGCCGGGGCAGAGATCCATGAGGTGCGGAATCTCAACCAGCTGGCAAATTTAGTGAGGGATATTTAAATTAACATATCTCAATCACTGATTTTAAGTTCATTTACTCTGCAGGTTCAAAAACTTATCCAAAGAACTTCTCCAGGGTGACAACCTTCTTATTTCCTAATTCTCGGGGTGGCTCCAGTGCCTTGAATTCCATTTTTTGTTCTTCCAGTAACTCCCTGGCTTCGTCGGTAACAGAAGGAGCAACTAAAACTCCCCTGACCGCTTCTTTATGATCACTGAAACAATCAACATACCTTCGCAACTGTTTAACCGCGTTAACACCGGCTTTTCTACTTTTCAGTTCTAGAATGGTTATATTACCCTCATGATCTTTACCCAGTACGTCAATGAATCCCTGGGGAGTATGGTATTCACGTGAAGTAGGCCGAAAGCCCTTTTCTATAACTTCAGGATCCTTAAATATAAGATCACCCATATTTGCCTCGTAACCCGCTAGTTCCAGGCTTTCAACATCTTCTCCTATGAAATAGGATATCATGTGGGTTTGCAGGATTTCTGCTTCCAGGGATTCTGTTGGGTTTCGCCTGACTCCTCTGATTTTAACCATTCCCTGATGAATATCAGCTGTGACTTTGGTTTTGGGTGGTTGCCAGTTTACTGGTTCCAGGTTTCGGTCCTGGTGGATTATGAATGAGCCATCTGATTTGATTAATATGATCCTGTCACCTAATTCCAGGCGACTTACAGCCCTTCCATCATAATAAACACGACAGGAAGCCATGATAGTAATAACTGCTCTTTTTGATAATCCTTCATTGATAATCTCCAGTACCCGTTTGGTATCTGGGTTTTTTTCTTCCACCAGTTTCATGATATGAATTTCAGAGCTTATATTAAAAGTATTTCACTGTTATCATACTATAATCATTTTTATAGTGCAGTTAATAATATATCTAGGGTTAATATCCAGGATTCAAGGTTGGTATATACAACTAGTCAAAATTAGTGGGGGTTAATTAGAAGGGGTTTATATACTTTATTGGAGATGTTCTTTGAATAAATAATTTACTCTATTAATCCAACTGTTATATACTGGTAATAAGTAATAATAATAAGTAATAGTATTATTGCGGATTATCACACTAATATTTTGGATGCTATACTCTTTAAGCTAATTGTACCCACGGTTCCCGAGCTGCAGCAGGTCATGCGGATCCTACTCTTATGTTCAACCTTATAATATTAAACATTTAAATAATAGTAATATCAAATAATTGAGTGTAGGATCCTCATTGTTGTTCTTTTACCAGCTGCAACCTGTCCATAGTTTTTCTATGCAGCTGGTTTTTGAGGATCCCCATTTTCATGGTGAGTGTAAATGTGGAAAGAGAAAAGATATCTACTGAATTACAAGCCAGATAACCCTAAAAAAACAATGCAAATAGTCTGCGTGGTTAAAAGTCCAGAAATAATAATAATAAATGCAGAACTATGGGATTGCCATAGAAATGTACCTCTGAAAGAATTACAATTGAAATCTTACGAACAAAGAGAATGCATTAGACAAATTCTTTCAAAAAAATATAATCCTGAATGTGTTGTGAAATTTATAGATGAATAATTTTAAGATTACTCATTTTTGACCAACAAGAATAAATTTTCAGCTCAGAACCACTCACCCAATTTTCTGTTGCTGCAAAAATTAAAATTCCCCTGTATTGAATGCAGCTGGTGCCATGAGGATCCTAGTTTTTTATAGAGATTCATGATACTCAAATGATTCTCAACAAATTATCCGC
Proteins encoded in this window:
- the nucS gene encoding endonuclease NucS, yielding MKLVEEKNPDTKRVLEIINEGLSKRAVITIMASCRVYYDGRAVSRLELGDRIILIKSDGSFIIHQDRNLEPVNWQPPKTKVTADIHQGMVKIRGVRRNPTESLEAEILQTHMISYFIGEDVESLELAGYEANMGDLIFKDPEVIEKGFRPTSREYHTPQGFIDVLGKDHEGNITILELKSRKAGVNAVKQLRRYVDCFSDHKEAVRGVLVAPSVTDEARELLEEQKMEFKALEPPRELGNKKVVTLEKFFG
- a CDS encoding TRAM domain-containing protein, with the translated sequence MFGSSNDRGNSSPINEGGEYDVKIEDTGRDGDGIARIEGFVVFVSGAKEGEEVRIRINSVRRNFAFAEVVD
- a CDS encoding MoxR family ATPase; amino-acid sequence: MVEGPPGTGKTELAKAIARALGRDFFRVQCYEGITFEQMVGEWNYQKQLLHLEMSRLKETEQDVFGEEFFIKRPLLQAFINPNPAVMLIDEIDKADEEVESFLLQALGEKEITVNDLGTFTLKNDLLVVLTSNSQRMLLDETRDRCLFLYIDYPPLEREVEIVKALVPDAPHELVEKVVGFIQKIRKLDLVKIPSIRATVDWVRTLLVTGDKDASDDALEKTVKVVLKSEEDRKKVDTRIFK
- a CDS encoding VWA domain-containing protein, with protein sequence MAKIVTFSGLLREKGIPVSIRSTHTGTQVSNLISEEDPLFKDALAAVYVKEQKQRESFNQLFDEFFGGVSADAEDEGEDGISSSQNKNVWSKSKQKWTISHQEDDTNDIKAPEISSNEFNYHPPLEDIKKTPDESELLSRDINTLNSFEPELFLLCQKMGKKIAMVRSRRQRQARIMRPDVRRTIRKNLQNGGALIDLVKSKPRIKKNHHFFLNDVSGSCDWISNWFFCLIYAAQNSFRRVRVFDFDHQTKETTIAMTEPSMMDAFIKVRDIRQKNLMIHGTSNMYQAFESFLEKVQLNRRSTLMILTDCRDWAGPKVDGIPQSTHLVEKMSRKCHKVMIFNPEDKKKWDVVDSCVSHYRDAGAEIHEVRNLNQLANLVRDI